One part of the Segnochrobactrum spirostomi genome encodes these proteins:
- a CDS encoding RluA family pseudouridine synthase, with product MAQVYSITVGRDEDGMRLDRWFKEHYPGLGFVPLQKLLRSGQIRVDGARAKTSTRLESGQVVRIPPMPSDANKAPEPGAPRENRASGSGRPSDRDFLESLILYEDKEVFVFNKPAGLAVQGGSGLTRHVDGMLEAFRDAKGQKPRLVHRIDRDTSGILVVARTRKAAELLTGSFRARNTRKVYWALVRGVPKPRQGRISTFLAKEPGPEGERMRVAQHGEEDAVHALSYYAVVDQAAQNLSWVSLRPVTGRTHQLRAHMAHIEHPIIGDPKYFEVENWQLPGGIQNKLHLHARRIMIPHPSSGTLDVSAPLPDHMQQSWNLLGFDASVYDPIEEAPDT from the coding sequence ATGGCACAAGTCTATTCCATCACCGTCGGTCGCGACGAAGACGGCATGCGGCTCGACCGCTGGTTCAAGGAGCATTATCCGGGGCTCGGCTTCGTTCCGCTCCAGAAGCTCCTTCGCTCCGGCCAGATCCGGGTCGACGGCGCGCGCGCGAAGACCTCGACGCGGCTCGAGTCGGGTCAGGTCGTGCGCATCCCGCCGATGCCGAGCGACGCCAACAAGGCTCCGGAACCCGGCGCCCCGCGCGAGAACCGCGCCAGCGGCAGCGGCCGGCCGAGCGATCGCGATTTCCTCGAAAGTCTGATCCTCTACGAGGACAAAGAGGTTTTCGTCTTCAACAAGCCGGCCGGGCTCGCGGTGCAGGGGGGCTCCGGGCTCACCCGCCACGTCGACGGCATGTTGGAAGCGTTCCGCGACGCCAAGGGCCAGAAGCCGCGGCTCGTCCACCGCATCGACCGCGACACGTCGGGCATCCTCGTCGTCGCCCGCACCCGCAAGGCGGCGGAGCTCCTCACCGGCTCGTTCCGCGCCCGCAACACCCGCAAGGTCTATTGGGCGCTGGTGCGCGGGGTGCCCAAGCCCCGCCAAGGCCGCATCTCGACCTTCCTCGCCAAGGAGCCGGGACCGGAGGGCGAGCGCATGCGCGTCGCCCAGCACGGCGAGGAGGATGCGGTGCACGCGCTCTCCTATTATGCCGTGGTCGATCAGGCGGCGCAGAACCTGTCGTGGGTCTCGCTCCGACCGGTGACCGGGCGTACGCACCAGTTGCGCGCCCACATGGCCCACATTGAGCACCCGATCATCGGCGACCCTAAATATTTCGAGGTCGAGAACTGGCAGTTGCCGGGCGGCATCCAGAACAAGCTGCATCTGCACGCCCGCCGCATCATGATCCCGCATCCATCGAGCGGGACGCTCGACGTCTCGGCGCCGCTGCCGGACCACATGCAGCAATCGTGGAATTTGCTCGGTTTCGACGCCTCGGTCTACGATCCGATCGAGGAGGCACCCGACACGTGA
- a CDS encoding AmpG family muropeptide MFS transporter: protein MSDSVEADTASPPVRFGAIGRLFAVYGKRRVAVMLLLGFASGLPLQLTASTLQAWLTESGVSVESIGLFGLVGIAYGWKFVWSPVIDGFPIPGLSRLLGHRRAWLLTIQILLMLAIAGLGFVDPMIDRAGVAAVAVVVAFLSASQDIAVDALRIESLNEQEQAAGTANFIAAYRIAMLVSFGGAVGIVSWLEAEGMPKAASWQTGYLVMAGLILVGILGTLLAKEEWGREAARFVEPFRHRFGRAIVDPFRDFLAKDAWWAILLFVILFKLGDAFTSELRTYFFLTNGYEKATYAGLVWGFGFFSVLIGGFVGGVLANKLGLMRALWLAAVAQMATNLIFIWPALDLPWLTAEIGVPNADGVRKLTMAALFTNGVDGWRAAAALCASVALENFATGVGGTIMIAFLSKLCSNRSYTATQYALLTSLEGQARVMLGAPAGFVVSALGWVNYYIIATLLALPGLALLWWLRRREERLMGTAIEARD from the coding sequence GTGAGCGATTCGGTCGAAGCCGATACGGCATCGCCGCCCGTGCGGTTCGGGGCGATCGGACGGCTGTTCGCGGTCTACGGCAAGCGCCGCGTCGCCGTCATGCTCCTGCTCGGCTTCGCCTCCGGCCTGCCGCTCCAGCTCACCGCGTCGACCCTTCAGGCGTGGCTCACCGAGAGCGGCGTCAGCGTCGAATCGATCGGCTTGTTCGGCCTCGTCGGCATCGCCTACGGCTGGAAGTTCGTCTGGTCGCCGGTCATCGACGGCTTTCCGATTCCGGGTCTGTCGCGCCTTCTCGGCCACCGCCGCGCCTGGCTCCTCACGATCCAGATTCTCCTGATGCTGGCGATCGCCGGCCTCGGCTTCGTCGATCCGATGATCGATCGGGCCGGCGTCGCCGCGGTTGCCGTGGTGGTCGCCTTCCTGTCGGCGAGCCAGGACATCGCGGTCGACGCGCTGCGCATCGAATCCCTGAACGAGCAGGAACAGGCGGCGGGCACCGCGAACTTCATCGCCGCCTACCGCATCGCCATGCTCGTCTCGTTCGGTGGCGCCGTCGGCATCGTGAGCTGGCTCGAGGCCGAAGGCATGCCGAAGGCCGCCTCCTGGCAGACCGGCTACCTCGTCATGGCCGGCCTCATCCTGGTCGGCATCCTCGGCACCCTCCTCGCCAAGGAGGAATGGGGCCGCGAGGCGGCGCGCTTCGTCGAGCCCTTCCGCCACCGCTTCGGGCGGGCGATCGTCGATCCCTTCCGCGACTTCCTCGCCAAGGATGCGTGGTGGGCGATCCTGCTCTTCGTCATCCTGTTCAAGCTCGGCGACGCCTTCACCTCCGAACTCAGGACCTATTTCTTCCTGACGAACGGCTACGAGAAGGCGACCTATGCCGGCTTGGTCTGGGGTTTCGGCTTCTTCTCGGTACTGATCGGCGGCTTCGTCGGCGGCGTGCTCGCCAACAAGCTCGGCCTGATGCGGGCGCTCTGGCTCGCCGCCGTCGCGCAGATGGCGACGAACCTCATCTTCATCTGGCCGGCGCTCGATCTGCCCTGGCTCACCGCCGAGATCGGCGTGCCGAACGCCGACGGCGTGCGCAAGCTGACGATGGCCGCGCTCTTCACCAACGGCGTCGACGGCTGGCGTGCGGCGGCGGCTTTGTGCGCCTCGGTCGCGCTCGAGAATTTCGCGACCGGCGTCGGCGGCACCATCATGATCGCTTTCCTGTCGAAGCTCTGCTCCAACCGGTCCTATACGGCGACCCAATATGCGCTGCTGACCTCCCTCGAGGGGCAGGCTCGGGTGATGCTGGGCGCGCCGGCGGGCTTCGTCGTCAGTGCGCTCGGCTGGGTCAATTATTACATCATCGCGACGCTGCTCGCGCTTCCGGGCCTCGCGCTCCTCTGGTGGCTGCGCCGCCGCGAGGAGCGCCTGATGGGGACCGCGATCGAGGCGCGCGACTAA
- a CDS encoding TM2 domain-containing protein: MGLSTQDEILIETRVANDGPNVVLAYVFWFFLGIVSAHRFYLGRPGSAILQILTYFIAIGFVWWVVDLFLIPRLVWDKQERIRQDLALRMLSGRTL; this comes from the coding sequence ATGGGATTGAGCACCCAGGACGAGATCCTGATCGAGACCCGCGTGGCGAACGACGGCCCCAACGTCGTCCTCGCCTACGTGTTCTGGTTTTTCCTCGGCATCGTCTCGGCCCACCGCTTCTATCTCGGGCGGCCGGGCAGCGCGATCCTCCAGATCCTCACCTATTTCATCGCCATCGGCTTCGTCTGGTGGGTGGTCGATCTGTTCCTGATCCCGCGGCTGGTGTGGGACAAGCAGGAGCGGATCCGCCAGGATCTCGCCCTGCGGATGCTCTCGGGCCGCACGCTCTGA
- a CDS encoding DUF427 domain-containing protein, producing the protein MTPCPTRIRVLHDGHPVADTEAAIRLQEASYPPVYYIPRDDVVMGFFGKTRRVSECPYKGTASYYSLNIGGDVIEDAAWSYETPYPAMLPIEGYLAFYPDKVTIEEIG; encoded by the coding sequence TTGACGCCATGTCCGACCCGCATCCGCGTCCTCCACGACGGCCACCCGGTGGCCGACACCGAGGCGGCGATCCGGCTCCAGGAGGCGAGCTATCCGCCGGTCTACTACATCCCCCGCGACGACGTGGTGATGGGTTTCTTCGGCAAGACCCGGCGCGTGTCCGAATGCCCCTACAAGGGCACCGCGAGCTATTACAGCCTCAACATCGGCGGCGACGTGATCGAGGACGCCGCGTGGTCCTATGAGACGCCCTATCCGGCGATGCTGCCGATCGAGGGCTACCTCGCCTTCTATCCGGACAAGGTCACCATCGAGGAAATCGGCTGA
- the pgi gene encoding glucose-6-phosphate isomerase produces MSDQVAAALARLADHRKASEATTLRDLFKADPDRFAKFSVSFGDLLLDFSKNHLTSETLGLLLDLARVADIEGWREKMFTGEKINFTENRAVLHVALRNRSNRPILVDGVDVMPEVNAVLDRMRDFTNGVRSGALAGATGEKITDVVNIGIGGSDLGPAMVVNATTPYRGGGPLVHFVSNVDGAHIADTLATLKPETTLFLVASKTFTTLETMTNAATARAWLVEKLGDAAVAKHFAALSTNLPKVAAFGIPEERAFGFWDWVGGRYSVWSSIGLSVALSIGFENFEAFLAGGHAMDEHFRTAPLEANLPVILGLVGVWYRNICALPTHAILPYDQRMNRFAAHLQQLDMESNGKRVTRSGKLASHTGPVVWGEPGTNGQHAFYQLLHQGTDVVPADFLIGAKSHELPHQHDLLIANCLAQTKALMDGRTLEEAKAQLEKQGMDAAAIEHIAPHKVFPGNRPTNTIAYEMLDPFTLGRLLALYEHKVFVEGTIWNINSFDQWGVELGKELALSLGPVVEGKTGTDALDGSTAGLVNRLKHR; encoded by the coding sequence ATGTCGGATCAAGTCGCCGCCGCGCTCGCCCGTCTCGCAGACCATCGCAAGGCGTCCGAAGCCACCACCTTGCGCGATCTCTTCAAGGCCGATCCGGATCGCTTCGCCAAGTTCTCGGTCTCCTTCGGCGATCTCCTGCTCGATTTCTCGAAGAACCACCTCACCAGCGAGACCCTGGGGCTCCTGCTCGATCTCGCCCGCGTCGCCGACATCGAAGGCTGGCGCGAGAAGATGTTCACCGGTGAGAAGATCAATTTCACCGAGAACCGCGCCGTCCTCCACGTCGCCCTGCGCAACCGTTCGAACCGGCCGATCCTGGTCGACGGCGTCGACGTGATGCCGGAGGTCAACGCCGTCCTCGACCGCATGCGCGACTTCACCAACGGCGTCCGCTCGGGCGCGCTCGCCGGCGCGACGGGCGAGAAGATCACCGACGTCGTCAATATCGGCATCGGCGGCTCCGATCTCGGCCCGGCGATGGTCGTCAACGCCACGACGCCCTATCGCGGCGGCGGCCCGCTCGTGCACTTCGTGTCGAACGTCGACGGCGCCCACATCGCCGACACCCTCGCCACCCTGAAGCCCGAGACGACGCTTTTCCTCGTCGCCTCCAAGACCTTCACCACCCTCGAGACGATGACCAACGCGGCGACCGCCCGCGCCTGGCTCGTCGAGAAGCTCGGCGACGCCGCCGTCGCCAAGCACTTCGCGGCGCTGTCGACGAACCTGCCCAAGGTCGCCGCCTTCGGCATTCCCGAGGAGCGCGCGTTCGGCTTCTGGGACTGGGTCGGCGGCCGCTATTCGGTGTGGTCCTCGATCGGCCTGTCGGTGGCGCTCTCGATCGGCTTCGAGAATTTCGAAGCCTTCCTCGCCGGCGGCCACGCCATGGACGAGCATTTCCGCACCGCCCCGCTGGAGGCGAACCTGCCGGTGATCCTCGGCTTGGTCGGCGTCTGGTACCGCAATATCTGCGCCCTGCCGACCCATGCGATCCTGCCCTACGACCAGCGCATGAACCGCTTCGCCGCCCATCTCCAGCAGCTCGACATGGAATCGAACGGCAAGCGGGTGACGCGCAGCGGCAAGCTCGCCTCGCACACCGGTCCGGTGGTCTGGGGCGAGCCGGGCACCAACGGCCAGCACGCCTTCTATCAGTTGCTCCACCAGGGCACCGACGTGGTGCCGGCGGACTTCCTGATCGGCGCCAAGTCGCACGAGCTGCCGCACCAGCACGATCTCCTGATCGCGAACTGCCTCGCCCAGACCAAGGCGCTGATGGACGGGCGGACCCTCGAAGAGGCGAAGGCCCAGCTCGAGAAGCAGGGCATGGACGCGGCCGCGATCGAGCACATCGCGCCCCACAAGGTCTTTCCGGGCAACCGGCCGACCAACACCATCGCCTACGAGATGCTGGACCCGTTCACCCTCGGCCGCCTGCTCGCGCTCTACGAGCACAAGGTGTTCGTCGAGGGCACGATCTGGAACATCAACTCGTTCGACCAGTGGGGTGTCGAGCTCGGCAAGGAGCTCGCCCTGTCGCTCGGCCCGGTCGTCGAAGGCAAGACCGGCACGGACGCGCTCGATGGGTCGACCGCGGGCCTCGTCAACCGGCTGAAGCATCGCTGA
- a CDS encoding PAS domain-containing hybrid sensor histidine kinase/response regulator, with product MLQVSVVFLTIVLYLGLLFVVASVGDRLAARGRRPLMGRGRRSIYALSLAVYCTSWTFLGSVGLSAASGWSFLTIYIGPILLFGPLRPLVGRVIRLAKEERITSMADFVAARYGKSPAVAATVTLIAVIGLLPYIALQLKAVSISVETLIAHLGNGTSAFHITGLHVPMIGDIALLVALAMALFAVLFGTRHADATEHQEGMMLAIAAESLVKLGAFLIVGLYVTFGLYGGIGSLARAVAARPDIAQVFTAPLDGATWIVQSGLSFIAALLLPRQFHVAVTENTDPSELKRAAWLFPLYLVLINLFVVPVAAAGLLRFGPGVDADTFVLALPMAAGADVVALIAFTGALSAATAMVIVEAVALSIMISNDLVLPPLLRRRDAARPAAGAGADTGDDMGRIILMVRRAAILALMLGAYGYYRAVGNAAALAQTGLLSFAAIAQIAPAFFGGLIWRRGTARGAMAGMIAGFAVWAYTLLVPNIVATGLLPADLLSNGPFGLWLLRPQALFAISFDPFIHGVFWSLAINLTTFVFVSLMRPPGISERLQSSIFVPSDIGPAPTRRPGRTAVTVGDLKATIARYLGEERVDEAFAGFAARQSESGAALPAPGAPADAALLRFSERLLASAIGSASSRLVLSLLIRRRDPTAKRAHRLLDDATAAIRYNRDLLQTAIEEVEEGIAVFDRDLTLSLRNRQFLALMDLPPELGHVGVPLRAILIVIAKRGDMGPGRTDGLIDARMSQLAAPNRTTLERRIGPLGRVLEVHSNPMPDGGVVLMVVDMTERVRAAETLARANETLEHRVRERTAELERLNAELAAAKAAAEAADLGKTRFLAAAGHDILQPLNAARLYASTLAERADGSDYAELAEKVEASLESVDEIIAAVLDISQLDAGGLKPAISRFRLADVFATLAVEFEPIARGRGLALRIVPTSAVVTTDRRLLRRLLQNLISNAIQYTAKGGVVVGCRRRGRGVRIEVVDSGIGIAEEKLAEAFREFSRLEPAQGNARGLGLGLSIVDRIAHMLTLPLDVRSRPGHGSRFAVSIAQAEWVAAEPPAATAAPVGPPRHRLVIAVIDNEPAILDGMQVLLSGWGCTIVTATSAAELEAKAAEASLVPQLALVDYHLDDTTGLEAVARLRARYGAALPSILITADRSPGLRTAAAAAQIGVLNKPVKPAALRALLAHHGLNATAAE from the coding sequence ATGCTGCAGGTCTCCGTCGTCTTTCTGACGATCGTTCTCTATCTCGGCCTGCTCTTCGTGGTCGCCAGCGTCGGCGACCGCCTCGCCGCGCGCGGCCGCCGGCCGCTGATGGGCCGCGGCCGGCGCTCGATCTACGCGCTCTCGCTCGCGGTCTATTGCACCTCGTGGACCTTCCTCGGCTCGGTCGGCCTCTCCGCCGCGAGCGGGTGGTCGTTTCTCACGATCTATATCGGCCCGATCCTGCTGTTCGGCCCGCTGCGCCCCCTCGTCGGCCGGGTGATCCGCCTCGCCAAGGAGGAGCGCATCACCTCGATGGCCGACTTCGTCGCCGCCCGCTACGGCAAGAGCCCGGCGGTCGCAGCGACGGTGACGCTGATCGCGGTAATCGGCCTCCTCCCCTACATCGCGCTCCAGCTCAAGGCGGTCTCGATCTCGGTCGAGACGCTGATCGCCCACCTCGGCAACGGCACCTCGGCGTTCCACATCACCGGCCTCCACGTGCCGATGATCGGCGACATCGCCCTCCTCGTCGCCCTCGCCATGGCGCTGTTCGCCGTTCTGTTCGGCACCCGCCACGCCGACGCGACCGAGCACCAGGAAGGGATGATGCTCGCCATCGCCGCCGAATCCCTGGTGAAGCTCGGCGCCTTCCTGATCGTCGGCCTCTACGTCACCTTCGGGCTCTATGGCGGCATCGGCTCGCTTGCCCGGGCGGTCGCGGCGCGGCCGGACATCGCCCAGGTCTTCACCGCGCCCCTCGACGGCGCGACCTGGATCGTCCAATCCGGCCTCTCTTTCATCGCCGCGCTGCTGCTGCCGCGCCAATTCCATGTCGCGGTGACCGAGAACACCGATCCGAGCGAACTGAAGCGCGCGGCGTGGCTGTTTCCGCTCTATCTCGTGCTCATCAACCTGTTCGTGGTGCCGGTCGCCGCGGCGGGCCTGTTGCGCTTCGGGCCAGGGGTCGATGCGGACACCTTCGTGCTCGCGCTGCCGATGGCGGCGGGCGCGGACGTCGTCGCGCTGATCGCCTTCACCGGCGCGCTGTCGGCGGCGACCGCGATGGTCATCGTCGAGGCGGTGGCGCTCTCGATCATGATCTCCAACGATCTCGTGCTGCCGCCGCTGCTGCGCCGACGCGACGCCGCCCGCCCGGCGGCCGGTGCCGGCGCCGACACCGGCGACGACATGGGCCGCATCATCCTCATGGTCCGCCGCGCGGCGATCCTCGCTTTGATGCTCGGCGCCTATGGCTACTACCGCGCCGTCGGCAACGCGGCGGCGCTCGCCCAGACGGGCCTGCTCTCCTTCGCCGCCATCGCCCAGATTGCCCCGGCCTTCTTCGGCGGCCTGATCTGGCGGCGGGGGACGGCGCGCGGGGCGATGGCGGGCATGATCGCGGGCTTCGCCGTCTGGGCCTATACGCTGCTGGTGCCGAACATCGTGGCGACCGGGCTGTTGCCGGCCGACCTGCTCTCGAACGGCCCGTTCGGCCTGTGGCTGCTGCGCCCCCAGGCGCTGTTCGCCATCAGCTTCGACCCGTTCATCCACGGGGTGTTCTGGAGCCTCGCGATCAACCTGACGACCTTCGTCTTCGTCTCGCTGATGCGCCCGCCCGGCATCAGCGAGCGGCTGCAATCCTCGATCTTCGTGCCGAGCGACATCGGTCCCGCGCCGACGCGGCGGCCGGGCCGCACCGCCGTCACCGTCGGCGATCTCAAGGCGACCATCGCGCGCTATCTCGGCGAGGAGCGGGTCGACGAAGCCTTCGCCGGCTTCGCGGCGCGCCAGAGCGAGAGCGGCGCGGCACTCCCCGCCCCGGGCGCCCCGGCCGATGCGGCGCTGCTGCGCTTTTCGGAACGGCTGCTCGCGAGCGCCATCGGTTCGGCCTCGTCGCGGCTCGTGCTTTCGCTCCTGATCCGGCGGCGTGATCCGACCGCCAAGCGCGCCCACCGCCTGCTCGACGACGCGACGGCGGCGATCCGCTACAACCGCGACCTCCTCCAGACCGCCATCGAGGAGGTCGAGGAGGGCATCGCGGTGTTCGACCGCGACCTCACCCTGTCGCTGCGCAACCGCCAGTTCCTGGCGCTGATGGACCTGCCGCCGGAGCTCGGCCATGTCGGCGTGCCGCTGCGGGCGATCCTGATCGTGATCGCCAAGCGCGGCGACATGGGGCCGGGCCGCACCGACGGCCTCATCGACGCCCGCATGTCACAGCTCGCGGCACCGAACCGCACCACCCTCGAACGGCGCATCGGCCCGCTCGGCCGCGTCCTCGAAGTCCATTCGAACCCGATGCCGGACGGCGGCGTCGTGCTGATGGTCGTCGACATGACGGAGCGCGTGCGGGCGGCGGAGACGCTCGCGCGGGCCAACGAAACGCTGGAGCACCGCGTGCGGGAGCGCACCGCCGAGCTCGAGCGCCTCAATGCCGAACTCGCCGCCGCCAAGGCCGCGGCGGAGGCGGCGGATCTCGGCAAGACGCGCTTCCTCGCCGCCGCCGGCCACGACATCCTCCAGCCGCTCAACGCGGCGCGGCTCTACGCCTCGACCTTGGCCGAGCGCGCCGACGGCAGCGACTATGCCGAGCTCGCCGAGAAGGTGGAGGCCTCGCTCGAATCCGTCGACGAGATCATCGCGGCGGTGCTCGACATCTCGCAGCTCGATGCGGGCGGCCTGAAGCCGGCGATTTCGCGCTTCCGTCTCGCCGACGTGTTCGCGACCCTCGCGGTCGAGTTCGAGCCGATCGCCCGCGGGCGCGGCCTCGCCCTGCGCATCGTGCCGACCTCCGCCGTGGTGACGACGGACCGGCGGCTGTTGCGGCGGCTGCTCCAGAACCTGATCTCCAACGCCATCCAATATACGGCGAAGGGCGGCGTCGTCGTCGGCTGCCGGCGGCGCGGTCGCGGCGTGCGGATCGAGGTCGTGGACAGCGGCATCGGCATCGCCGAGGAGAAGCTCGCCGAGGCGTTCCGGGAGTTCAGCCGGCTCGAACCCGCCCAGGGCAACGCCCGCGGCCTCGGGCTCGGACTCTCGATCGTCGACCGCATCGCCCATATGCTGACGCTGCCGCTCGACGTGCGGTCGCGCCCCGGCCACGGCTCGCGCTTCGCGGTCTCGATCGCGCAGGCGGAGTGGGTCGCCGCCGAGCCCCCCGCCGCCACGGCGGCGCCGGTCGGCCCGCCGCGCCACCGCTTGGTCATCGCCGTCATCGACAACGAACCGGCGATCCTCGACGGCATGCAGGTGCTGTTGTCGGGCTGGGGCTGCACCATCGTCACGGCGACGAGCGCGGCGGAGCTCGAGGCGAAGGCGGCGGAGGCGAGCCTCGTGCCGCAGCTCGCGCTGGTGGATTATCACCTCGACGACACCACCGGCCTCGAAGCGGTCGCGCGGCTCCGGGCGCGCTACGGCGCCGCCCTGCCGTCGATCCTCATCACCGCCGACCGTTCACCCGGCTTGCGGACCGCCGCGGCGGCGGCGCAGATCGGCGTCCTCAACAAGCCGGTGAAGCCCGCCGCCCTGCGCGCCCTCCTCGCCCACCACGGCCTCAACGCCACCGCGGCGGAGTGA
- the mscL gene encoding large conductance mechanosensitive channel protein MscL produces MLKEFRDFAIKGNMLDMAVGIIIGAAFGTIVSSLVQDILTPPLGLVLGGVDFSDLFVTLKHGNPAGPYVSLDAAKAAGAVTLNIGLFINALIKFVIVAFALFMVVKGANQMRRLAEREKAAAPPPAPTEDVVLLREIRDLMAEEAKAKPRG; encoded by the coding sequence ATGCTCAAGGAGTTCCGCGACTTCGCCATCAAGGGCAACATGCTCGACATGGCGGTCGGCATCATCATCGGTGCGGCCTTCGGCACCATCGTGTCCTCGCTGGTGCAGGACATTCTGACGCCGCCGCTCGGGTTGGTGCTCGGCGGGGTCGATTTCAGCGACCTCTTCGTCACCCTCAAGCACGGCAACCCGGCCGGCCCCTATGTCAGCCTCGACGCCGCCAAGGCGGCCGGCGCGGTGACGCTGAACATCGGCCTCTTCATCAACGCCCTGATCAAGTTCGTCATCGTCGCCTTCGCCCTGTTCATGGTGGTCAAGGGGGCGAACCAGATGCGCCGCCTCGCCGAGCGGGAGAAGGCGGCCGCGCCGCCGCCGGCCCCGACCGAGGACGTCGTGCTCCTGCGCGAGATCCGCGACCTGATGGCCGAAGAGGCGAAGGCGAAGCCGCGCGGCTGA
- a CDS encoding division/cell wall cluster transcriptional repressor MraZ: MHGFVSHFTTKLDAKGRVSVPAPFRAALVKDGFEGLYCFPSPHLAAVDAGGNQLIGEIERRLESFRTLTADHDFVATALYGISEVLKIDGEGRVTLTDSIKAHAGITSDLVFVGQGYKFQIWEPSRFAEHRAEAMRRALAVLSGGGPAPAAGGA, encoded by the coding sequence ATGCACGGCTTCGTGTCTCACTTCACGACGAAGCTCGACGCCAAGGGGCGGGTCTCCGTTCCTGCGCCGTTTCGGGCCGCGCTCGTGAAGGATGGTTTCGAGGGGCTCTATTGCTTCCCCTCGCCCCATCTCGCGGCCGTCGATGCCGGGGGCAATCAGCTCATCGGCGAAATCGAGCGCCGCCTCGAGAGCTTCCGCACGCTCACGGCCGACCACGATTTCGTGGCCACGGCGCTGTACGGCATCAGTGAGGTCCTCAAGATCGACGGCGAGGGGCGCGTGACTTTGACCGACAGCATCAAGGCGCATGCGGGAATCACCAGCGACCTCGTGTTCGTCGGGCAGGGCTACAAGTTTCAGATCTGGGAGCCGTCGCGCTTCGCCGAGCATCGTGCCGAGGCCATGCGCCGCGCGCTCGCGGTACTCTCGGGTGGCGGCCCCGCGCCCGCTGCGGGAGGGGCCTGA
- the rsmH gene encoding 16S rRNA (cytosine(1402)-N(4))-methyltransferase RsmH has translation MAASDALASPHKPVMLAEVLAALAAGPGKTVVDGTFGAGGYTRALLAEGADVIAIDRDPTAIAAGRALEAESAGRLRLVHGRFSELDRHAEALGVAAVDGVVLDVGVSSMQLDRAERGFSFRLDGPLDMRMATDGPSAADLVNNVDERDLAYLISTLGEDRKARFIARAIAERRAERPFERTLDLANVIEKAVFKAGDAIHPATRTFQALRIAVNHELDELGEALAAAERLLKAGGRLVVVAFHSLEDRIVKRFLADRTRDRPGGSRHMPETTVPEPTFRLVDRGAVAPSEAEIAENPRARSAKLRAAERTDAPARPLDLAAIGVPHVRLKGWS, from the coding sequence ATGGCGGCCTCCGACGCGCTCGCGTCTCCCCACAAACCGGTCATGCTCGCCGAAGTCCTGGCTGCGCTTGCGGCCGGGCCCGGCAAGACGGTCGTCGACGGCACCTTCGGGGCCGGCGGCTATACGCGTGCGCTCCTCGCCGAGGGCGCGGACGTGATCGCGATCGACCGCGATCCGACCGCGATCGCGGCCGGGCGCGCGCTCGAGGCCGAGAGCGCCGGCAGGCTTCGTCTCGTCCATGGCCGCTTCTCCGAGCTCGACCGCCATGCGGAGGCGCTCGGCGTCGCCGCGGTCGACGGCGTCGTCCTCGATGTCGGCGTCTCGTCGATGCAGCTCGACCGCGCCGAGCGCGGCTTCTCCTTCCGCCTCGACGGTCCGCTCGACATGCGGATGGCGACCGACGGTCCGAGCGCCGCGGATCTCGTCAACAACGTGGACGAGCGCGACCTCGCTTATCTCATCTCGACCTTGGGCGAGGACCGCAAGGCGCGCTTCATCGCCCGCGCCATCGCCGAGCGGCGCGCCGAGCGCCCGTTCGAGCGCACCCTCGACCTCGCCAATGTCATCGAAAAGGCGGTGTTCAAGGCCGGCGACGCCATCCACCCGGCGACGCGCACGTTCCAGGCGCTCCGCATCGCGGTCAATCACGAGCTCGACGAACTCGGCGAGGCGCTCGCCGCCGCCGAGCGGCTGCTCAAGGCTGGCGGCCGGCTGGTGGTCGTGGCCTTCCACAGCCTCGAAGACCGCATCGTGAAGCGCTTCCTCGCCGACCGCACGCGCGATCGTCCGGGCGGTTCCCGCCACATGCCCGAGACCACCGTGCCCGAGCCGACCTTCCGCCTCGTCGACCGCGGCGCGGTGGCGCCGAGCGAGGCCGAAATTGCCGAAAATCCCCGCGCGCGCTCCGCCAAGCTGCGCGCCGCCGAACGCACCGACGCGCCCGCCCGTCCGCTCGATCTCGCGGCGATCGGCGTGCCGCATGTGCGCCTGAAAGGATGGTCCTGA
- the ftsL gene encoding cell division protein FtsL, with amino-acid sequence MPRIPIGRLFTVLLALATVVAAAVVFNEKRESASAATQVVRLKRAIAREQDRISALKAEWSLLDQPERLQGIVTKYDGVMNLQLLDPKQIGTLEDVPGKAPAGADPSVALAQPGAAVPPTASDLPDQGETVDEGPGAVTGGGNE; translated from the coding sequence ATGCCCCGTATTCCGATTGGCCGGCTTTTCACCGTCCTGCTCGCGCTCGCGACCGTCGTGGCCGCGGCGGTGGTGTTCAACGAAAAGCGGGAATCGGCGAGCGCCGCGACCCAGGTGGTGCGGCTCAAGCGGGCGATCGCGCGCGAGCAGGATCGCATCTCGGCGCTCAAGGCCGAGTGGAGCCTGCTCGATCAGCCCGAGCGGCTCCAGGGCATCGTGACGAAGTACGACGGCGTGATGAACCTGCAACTGCTCGATCCGAAGCAGATCGGCACGCTCGAGGACGTGCCGGGCAAGGCGCCGGCCGGCGCCGATCCCTCGGTCGCGCTCGCCCAGCCGGGCGCCGCGGTCCCGCCGACAGCGAGCGATCTCCCCGACCAGGGCGAAACCGTGGACGAAGGCCCGGGCGCCGTGACCGGCGGCGGCAACGAGTGA